One window of the Cryptomeria japonica chromosome 7, Sugi_1.0, whole genome shotgun sequence genome contains the following:
- the LOC131051896 gene encoding disease resistance protein RPV1 isoform X1 → MLVNKCLVEVDRMDRIKMHDHLRDLGRDISYQQSPHRLWFSNQTNNVENQTEVREIPNQLSTLCSCFSWHMNMKVEKQIKVQKRISIRGIMATSNRLKYEDKYGDNMLSPGIEFRSESSRQDRKVVFETMEGIWTLSPSLGGLKFIVVKGHDLNQVIGEASQELVWLCWFPFRQRNLPSQLSLKNLRVLEIYEADFNDSQFQELWKDASDAPIQLRVLAIFNCSNFQRFAESIGSLKHLEKVVVSSCRLKSLPEGFCLLQSLEHMDLNCQLSSLPDNFGDVRNLRYLELSACCNLKRLPVSFTRLILLQHLHLVGLSELPDNIGDLRNLGYLHLSRCRQLKRLPVSFKRLTLLQHLHLEGLPEITFESDIMKDMTKLEYVDLYECNKLEELPSHITNQRSLIRLNLGTGSLREVPVNIGELSKLQHLSINKEITIFNACTASTIKIYLCMID, encoded by the exons ATGCTCGTGAATAAGTGTCTCGTTGAGGTAGATCGGATGGATCGCATAAAAATGCACGATCATTTAAGAGATTTGGGAAGGGATATTTCATATCAACAATCGCCCCACCGTCTCTGGTTTTCTAACCAGACTAATAATGTCGAGAACCAAACAGAAGTGAGGGAAATTCCAAATCAGCTGTCAACCTTGTGCTCTTGTTTTTCATGGCATATGAATATGAAAGTTGAGAAACAAATAAAG GTTCAGAAAAGAATCAGCATTCGAGGAATAATGGCCACCTCAAATAGGTTGAAGTATGAAGACAAGTATGGAGACAAT ATGCTTTCCCCAGGAATAGAGTTCCGATCTGAATCAAGTCGTCAGGATAGGAAAGTTGTGTTTGAGACAATGGAAGGAATTTGGACCCTCTCACCGTCTTTAGGCGGACTAAAATTTATTGTGGTTAAAGGACATGATTTAAATCAAGTTATTGGTGAAGCATCGCAAGAGCTAGTCTGGCTGTGCTGGTTCCCTTTTAGGCAGAGAAATCTTCCATCACAACTTTCATTAAAAAATTTGAGGGTTCTAGAAATTTATGAAGCAGATTTCAATGACAGTCAATTCCAAGAACTATGGAAGGATGCCAGCGAT GCTCCTATTCAGTTAAGAGTGTTGGCCATTTTCAACTGCAGTAATTTCCAAAGATTTGCAGAGTCGATAGGATCTCTCAAGCATTTGGAAAAGGTAGTCGTCAGTTCTTGCAGGCTGAAAAGTCTACCGGAGGGTTTTTGCCTCCTTCAATCCTTGGAGCACATGGATTTGAATTGTCAGCTATCATCACTCCCCGATAATTTCGGTGATGTGAGAAATCTGCGGTATCTTGAATTGTCGGCGTGCTGTAATTTGAAGAGGTTGCCAGTCTCTTTTACGAGGCTGATACTCCTGCAACATCTCCATTTGGTGGGATTGTCTGAACTCCCAGATAATATTGGCGATTTGAGAAATCTGGGGTATCTACATTTGTCGAGGTGCAGGCAGTTGAAGAGGTTGCCAGTCTCCTTTAAGAGGCtgacactcctgcaacatctccaTTTGGAGGGACTGCCTGAAATCACTTTTGAGTCGGACATCATGAAAGACATGACAAAGCTGGAGTATGTTGATCTTTATGAGTGCAATAAACTGGAAGAATTGCCTTCTCACATCACAAATCAGCGCTCCCTGATACGGCTCAATTTAGGTACAGGGAGTTTAAGGGAGGTACCAGTGAACATTGGTGAACTGAGCAAGTTGCAACACTTGTCTATTAATAAAGAAATTACTATCTTCAACGCATGCACAGCTTCTACCATAAAAATTTATCTTTGCATGATAGACTAG
- the LOC131051896 gene encoding disease resistance protein TAO1 isoform X2 translates to MLVNKCLVEVDRMDRIKMHDHLRDLGRDISYQQSPHRLWFSNQTNNVENQTEVREIPNQLSTLCSCFSWHMNMKVEKQIKKRISIRGIMATSNRLKYEDKYGDNMLSPGIEFRSESSRQDRKVVFETMEGIWTLSPSLGGLKFIVVKGHDLNQVIGEASQELVWLCWFPFRQRNLPSQLSLKNLRVLEIYEADFNDSQFQELWKDASDAPIQLRVLAIFNCSNFQRFAESIGSLKHLEKVVVSSCRLKSLPEGFCLLQSLEHMDLNCQLSSLPDNFGDVRNLRYLELSACCNLKRLPVSFTRLILLQHLHLVGLSELPDNIGDLRNLGYLHLSRCRQLKRLPVSFKRLTLLQHLHLEGLPEITFESDIMKDMTKLEYVDLYECNKLEELPSHITNQRSLIRLNLGTGSLREVPVNIGELSKLQHLSINKEITIFNACTASTIKIYLCMID, encoded by the exons ATGCTCGTGAATAAGTGTCTCGTTGAGGTAGATCGGATGGATCGCATAAAAATGCACGATCATTTAAGAGATTTGGGAAGGGATATTTCATATCAACAATCGCCCCACCGTCTCTGGTTTTCTAACCAGACTAATAATGTCGAGAACCAAACAGAAGTGAGGGAAATTCCAAATCAGCTGTCAACCTTGTGCTCTTGTTTTTCATGGCATATGAATATGAAAGTTGAGAAACAAATAAAG AAAAGAATCAGCATTCGAGGAATAATGGCCACCTCAAATAGGTTGAAGTATGAAGACAAGTATGGAGACAAT ATGCTTTCCCCAGGAATAGAGTTCCGATCTGAATCAAGTCGTCAGGATAGGAAAGTTGTGTTTGAGACAATGGAAGGAATTTGGACCCTCTCACCGTCTTTAGGCGGACTAAAATTTATTGTGGTTAAAGGACATGATTTAAATCAAGTTATTGGTGAAGCATCGCAAGAGCTAGTCTGGCTGTGCTGGTTCCCTTTTAGGCAGAGAAATCTTCCATCACAACTTTCATTAAAAAATTTGAGGGTTCTAGAAATTTATGAAGCAGATTTCAATGACAGTCAATTCCAAGAACTATGGAAGGATGCCAGCGAT GCTCCTATTCAGTTAAGAGTGTTGGCCATTTTCAACTGCAGTAATTTCCAAAGATTTGCAGAGTCGATAGGATCTCTCAAGCATTTGGAAAAGGTAGTCGTCAGTTCTTGCAGGCTGAAAAGTCTACCGGAGGGTTTTTGCCTCCTTCAATCCTTGGAGCACATGGATTTGAATTGTCAGCTATCATCACTCCCCGATAATTTCGGTGATGTGAGAAATCTGCGGTATCTTGAATTGTCGGCGTGCTGTAATTTGAAGAGGTTGCCAGTCTCTTTTACGAGGCTGATACTCCTGCAACATCTCCATTTGGTGGGATTGTCTGAACTCCCAGATAATATTGGCGATTTGAGAAATCTGGGGTATCTACATTTGTCGAGGTGCAGGCAGTTGAAGAGGTTGCCAGTCTCCTTTAAGAGGCtgacactcctgcaacatctccaTTTGGAGGGACTGCCTGAAATCACTTTTGAGTCGGACATCATGAAAGACATGACAAAGCTGGAGTATGTTGATCTTTATGAGTGCAATAAACTGGAAGAATTGCCTTCTCACATCACAAATCAGCGCTCCCTGATACGGCTCAATTTAGGTACAGGGAGTTTAAGGGAGGTACCAGTGAACATTGGTGAACTGAGCAAGTTGCAACACTTGTCTATTAATAAAGAAATTACTATCTTCAACGCATGCACAGCTTCTACCATAAAAATTTATCTTTGCATGATAGACTAG
- the LOC131051897 gene encoding disease resistance protein Roq1 — protein sequence MASTSANNAGYEAQDRLTHDSQGDANSNSTSSTPSLTVSSQSLNPRNAFEGLAPSTSTSGRSIMPVKKVPYDIFINHRGPDVKKGVATNLYNTLNGIGVRVFLDEKELELGDSFPHEVEEAMSSSSLHLAIFSENYAQSPWCLAELSFMLETGTQIVPIFYHIQPEVVRYAKGVYAEAFSRHEKKGRHTPEKIEDDETKLLKNIANYAVKIIKNVPFVVAKHPVGLDESVQDFEMTTLQHDESHPTVQIVGICGMGGAGKTTLAKELYNNKYKIMEMCRFLFDIRDAAHKSVLHIKQKKLLENLGFKGENVENVEEGKVILARHLRSVRMLLVLDDVDTVEQLDALVPEKDNLRQGSLIVVTSRHFDVLTGWDGFAELAKKFIDACSGLPLSLKVFGGQLYGKSEQYYWESQLEKIVRILPDDIINRLKVSYDALDSEEKEAFLDAACFFYWRA from the exons atggctTCTACTTCTGCAAATAACGCTGGGTACGAAGCCCAGGATCGGCTTACACATGATTCTCAAGGAGACGCAAATAGTAACTCTACTTCTTCTACACCCTCACTAACTGTTAGTAGTCAATCACTGAACCCTAGAAATGCGTTTGAAGGTCTTGCACCATCTACATCTACTTCTGGTAGATCCATTATGCCTGTGAAAAAAGTGCCTTATGATATATTTATTAATCATCGCGGCCCTGATGTGAAAAAGGGAGTCGCCACCAATCTTTATAATACCCTCAATGGCATCGGAGTGAGGGTTTTTCTTGACGAAAAAGAGCTTGAATTGGGGGATTCCTTTCCTCATGAAGTTGAAGAAGCAATGAGTAGTTCTTCGCTTCATCTTGCCATATTTTCTGAGAATTATGCACAGTCCCCGTGGTGTTTGGCAGAGCTTTCATTTATGCTCGAAACTGGAACCCAAATTGTTCCTATTTTCTACCACATTCAGCCTGAAGTTGTTCGATATGCAAAAGGAGTCTACGCTGAGGCATTTTCCCGGCACGAAAAGAAGGGTAGACACACTCCAGAAAAAATCGAGGA TGATGAGACGAAATTGCTGAAGAATATTGCTAATTATGCtgtcaaaataattaaaaatgtgcCGTTCGTGGTTGCCAAACATCCAGTCGGTCTAGATGAATCTGTACAAGATTTTGAAATGACAACACTTCAACATGATGAAAGCCATCCAACCGTGCAAATTGTGGGAATATGTGGTATGGGTGGTGCGGGTAAAACCACTCTTGCTAAAGAATTATAcaacaataaatataaaataatggaAATGTGTAGATTTCTATTTGATATCAGAGATGCGGCTCACAAAAGTGTTTTACATATCAAGCAGAAAAAACTTCTGGAGAATCTTGGTTTCAAAGGTGAAAATGTTGAGAATGTAGAAGAAGGGAAGGTTATCCTTGCCAGACATTTGAGATCTGTTCGGATGCTCCTTGTTCTTGATGATGTGGACACTGTGGAACAACTGGATGCCCTTGTGCCTGAGAAAGACAATCTTCGACAGGGTAGTTTGATTGTTGTTACTTCACGGCATTTTGATGTTCTTACGGGTTGGG ATGGATTTGCAGAACTTGCtaaaaaatttatagatgcctgCAGTGGGTTGCCATTATCTCTTAAAGTTTTTGGTGGACAATTATATGGCAAATCTGAACAATATTATTGGGAGAGTCAATTAGAAAAGATCGTCAGAATACTACCCGATGATATTATAAATAGGTTAAAAGTAAGTTATGATGCGTTGGATAGCGAAGAGAAGGAGGCATTCTTGGATGCAGCTTGTTTTTTTTATTGGAGAGCATAG